TTTGAAAGATTGTAAAAATTTAACGTATCAATTTGTGGGTTGTTGTTTTTTTTAATATTACTGTTGAATCTGAGAATCAAAGATGAATATGTTTTTGCTGTTATTTTTTGAGAAACTAACTGTTTTATATAGGGGTTTTTATCAATTTGACTTGGATTTAACGGAATTTTTAAATTTATAAAATATTTTTTTTGCTTAGGGTCATAAAATGTTTCAATTAAATTTAATGATTCCAAAATTCAGCGACTTTTGTCAAAATCTTCAAGGCTAATGCCAAAAATTCTTTCTAAAAATTCATGATTTACAGCTTCTTCAATATTTTTAATGCTCAAAAAATATTGGAAAAGAGCAAAGCAGTTAAACTTAATAATAGGCAAATAAAAGTACAGCAAATTATTTAAATCATGTTGGGTAAAGCTGAATTTAGAAATCACAAAATAAAGTTTCATCGTATTTGAAAATTTTATTATTCTTTGAAAATTTTGTGAAAAAATTTTGGGAAAAATCGACGCTTTTTTCATTTTTGGCTTGAGATTTTGACATCATAAAATTTAATTTTATTTGAATTTAGGGCTTGATTTTTCATTCAAACACTCTTTTTGACTTTTTTATTTTTAATGTTTAAAAGTTGTTGTTCTTTAGAAGTGTTAATTCAAACTATTTTGCTGAAAAATTTTAAAAAATTGGCGTTTTTTGTTCACAGATTAGGTATTTCTACAAAATGATAATGATTTTTAGTTAAATGATTTTCTAAAAAACCGTATACTGCTTTTTCTATAAGAGCTCGATTTTTTTCATTTTTTACCATAAAATCGCGAATTTTTTCTTTATCTACAACATTTTTGCAAATAAAATCAGGGCGAATTTTCTTAATTGCTTGAAAACAATCCCCATTTAATAAATAACAATTTTTAAAAAAATTGTCTGTGTATAAAACAGAATAACCAAATTTTTCAATTTTTTTTAAAAAAGTTGTTTTTCCACTAGCATAACTTCCGACAATGGCTACTGATTTTAAGCTCAAAATTAAATTATTAACAGCTTTTGCAACGCCAAATTTTCGCTTATAACCAATAAAATGAGCGTTTTTTTTAACTTTTTTCGATGCGGATTTCATGATAATTAAGCTGTTTACAACATTTTTAGTAGAAATATCATTTTCAGAATCGCCTATATGAAAGGTGTGTGTTAAAGAAATATTGTTAAATTTAGCTATAAATTCTGCTGCTTTTCCTTTTGAGGCATGAATGTCTGTGATTTCAATGCCGTAATTTTTATTAATTAGTGAAATTTGTATATGTTCTGCAAACATCTTTTCCAAAAGATATTTTAATTTCTTAATTTTGTAACTACAACTGGCAAAAATTAAAATTTTCCTAACATTTTTAGGAATAAAAATCTTGGTTGTTGATACAAAATGAAAATTTTTAAAAAAAATTCTAAAAAATTTTATAAAAATACTTTTTGTAAAAAAAACTTGCGAGTTAAAAGAGATTCCAAAATTAAGCTTTTTTGCGAGCTCAGTAATTTTTTTAACAATTTCTAGTTTTATTGTTGTTTGAAAAATTAGGTTAAAATTTTCATCAAAAATTTGCGCGCCGTTTTGACAAATATAAAATTTTGCTAAAATTTTTTTTCCAAAAACTGCAATTGTTGAATTAAATTTCCTACCTGTTGAAATTACTATAATACAATTTTTAGCTAATTTCCTAACTGCTTGCTGATTTTTTTTGGAAATTTTCGCATTTCGACCACGGCCAGTATCCAAAAGTGTGCCATCAAGATCAAAAAAACCAATTTTATAGACCATATTTAGCTCAAATTTTTGTATTTTTAACTATAATTATATTAAAAAAGTGGTAAAATTACTATTTAATTTTTGTATTAAAAAAATACACAAAAAACCTTGCGTTATAATATAATATAATTTTACGTTTGCAACCATATTAAGGATTTTATTTTTTATGAAAAAGCAAAATATATTTCAAAAAATCGCCAATTTAAATTCGGATATAAACCAAGAAAAACCAAAAAAAAATCCGATAAAAATGAGAAAAATTTGAATTTCAATAATTGCAATAGCTAGTTTTTTAACCGTAGTTGGCTTAGGTGTTGGAATTCCGTTATATTATTCAAATTTTGGAAAAAATTTTTTAAATAAAAGGGATCCAAACGTAGAAATGGCTCTTATAAAATCTCGAAAAAATAGTAAAAGCCTTAAAGTAAATGATTTATTAAGTATTTTCAAGTCCAGTCATTCAATTCAGCGCGAAAATTTAGAAGAAGGCCAAAAATATTTAATCGAATTTCTTTATAACCAAGAATATCAGGCGTCTAAGGTTTTTCAAGCTGCCTGAGAAAGTTCTAATTCCGATATAACCGCTGGCAATTCGCGACAATTTACATTAGAATCATTCGATGAAATCCGAGAGTCACAAAAAAAATATTTGCAAGATGAAAAAAGCCGTTATCAAAAAACTTTTGGTTTTAACAATTGAGAATCAGAGTTTAATAAATATTTAAATTCTGATTCTCGTTTTAATAATGCGATTAATTTTGATCAAGCAGTTGATGCGCTGACAATAGATAAAGCAAAAGATATCGCATTTGCCAGATTTAAGCTTGGATTTAACCAAAACTTTACCAAAAGCGATATCGAAGATCGGGTTTTAAAAGACGATATAAAAGACGAAAAAGGCAAAATAGTCTATAAAAAAGGGGATAAATTATTTAAAGGCCTAATTGAAATTGGTAAAAATGGTTTTAGCCCAAATATTAGCGCAAGTCAAGGACAAAATCCAAAAGAGTATAAAGTTGCTGCTTTTTTAAGTGGTTCATATATTAAAGAATACATGAATCCTGAAAAAATTATAAACGAAATATATTTTGATAACAAAGCGCCCTTGAAAGGTAATTTTAATTTTTTTGAAATATCCCAAATTAGCATAAATGCAAAACCAGATAATAAAGACGCAAAAGCTCCTTGAGAACTTACAAAACAGACATTAGAAGAACTCTTAACTTACAAAATTCTTAAAACAAGCGAAAATTCGAATCTAGCCTTTAAAGTAAGCAACAATCTTGAACTAATAGAGGAATTTAAAGGCGGAAATTCTACTGCTGCAGAGCAAAACAACCAAGATAAAATTCTTCTTTCAACAATTAATTATGAAAAAAACAAAGAAAATGCGGCGGTTTTTGGTAAATTGCCAATAGTTTCACTAAATCAGCTTCTTAGCAATAATGAGCCTGGTTATATTTTTGCTTTTTTAGGAAATATTGGAAACGAAGAGCCAACTCCAAAACTTTTTAGCAAAGTTTTGTTTGAAAAATTAAAACTTTTAGTTTTTAAAAACACTCCAAGTTTGTTAGTTAACCCAAGCGAGCTAAATTCAAAAACAATCAGCGAAATTAAATCACTAAACGAACGGTTAAAATCGTTTATTCAAGGGCTTTCTGATAATCAATTAAAAGAAGCAGGCAAGGCGTTTTTGGCAACTTTTGGCGCTAGCGAAGCTGATTCTAGAACTAAATTAGTCTATAAAATACGTGATGATTTAAAGTTGGTACTTGATTCAACCGGGATAAAAGTTCTAGCAATTAAGCGAATTTCAAATCTTAATGATTTCAATGAAATAATTAAAAAACAATTACAATTAAGCGCTAATAATCAAGTTGATACAAAACAGAATACAACAATAAATCTTGGTCAACTTTTCGAAGATATTTCCAATAATGATTTTATTCAGTCCCTATTAATTAGAAATTACGATTACCAAAATCAGATTTTAGAATCAAAAAAAACGCAATCTCAGCAAGAAAAAAACGAATTTTTAGCCTCAATTGTACAATCATCTGAAAATTATCTGAATTTTTACATTCTTTATCAAGTATTAAAAATTAATACCAAATTACAAGGTTATATTTCAAATGCAACTTTAAATGATCTAAATGCAGATTTTTGGTATAATAATGAAAATGAGCGTTGAGAGCTAAAATCAGTTCCAGGAAAAGAACTCCGACAAGCAATTATTGAAAAACTTGAAAGTTTGTTTAAATTTAATCGTTAAATGAAAGGATAATTTGTGAGAGTTTTACCTAAAAAAAAGAAAAAATTAAGGTATAAACCGTTAATTTTTTTGTCGTTAAATTTTTCTTTGCTTAGTTTTGTTGCTTGCAAAATTGATGTTAGCACATCAGAAAGAGCTCAAGAAGATAAGAAATTAAGCTCAACTGAGGTCAAAAACTATATCGAAAACGCTTTTGTTGAAACAATTTTAAGTGAGAATGTTTTCAAATTTGCTAGTTCTAATCTAGCAAAAGAATTTGAAAACACTAACTCTGAATTTTTTAAAAAAGCAAAAAATGCCTTTGATTTTTACCAAAAATACCAAAATAGTCTTGATCCAACCTTTTCTTTAAAGCTAATTTCAGAATTACAAAGCAAAAACGCACTTTCAAGCAATGATTTTTCCATTCTTTCTGCTCAAGTTGGTTATAACAAGCTCTTTAATGATCAAGGTTTTATAATTTTGTATAAAAATTTTGCTACTGGAATTGCGCAGGTTGTCAATAGAATGCTTTTAGTAAAACTTTATCTTACCCAACTTGATCAACCTAATTTAATTAAAGAATCCCAAATTTACAAAGATGGAATTTCGAGTCAAGCTTCGTTTACAACAAAGCAAATTTTCGAAAATATTGATCCAAGTTCGCCGGATTTTTTCTTAATTCATCTAATGTTAACGAAAAATCCGGTTCAAATTTGACAATTTGAATCAGAAGATCAAAGTAGCATCAGTACTTTTTCGCAATTGAAAATCAAAGATGCTAATTCCTTTAATAATCTTTTACGAAGCGAAAAAATTAATTCAAAATCGACAAGAAAAGAACAAGAATTTGAAAAACTAGCAAAAAATGATACCCTTGATACATCAGTTTTGCTTGGCTATTCTGGAATTTTATACCGCCAAGATGCGAATTTAGGCGATCTTAGTTTTCAATTTGAAGATCTAAAAATTCAAGGCGAAATAAAATCAGGGTTTTTAGATCCACAAACTAATCTAATCTGGTCTTCGGAGCAAATTAAAAATTTTGAGCTAATCAATCAAGCAAAAATGTTTCCCTTAGAATTCAAATCAGACTTTGATTATAAAAAAACCAAAGACCAGGTGCAAGTTTCCGACTTTGAAATTAAAAAACACACTAACATTTCTGGTATTAGTTATAAAATTAAAAACGTAATTCCAACTCGAGACAATGATGCTAATCATTATTCAGTTAGTGTTATTGTAGAAATTAGTTTAAATTCTGCTAAGTATTTTTATAAAGTCGATGTAAAATGGGATGAGAAAAAAGCGTATTATAGTCCAGAAATAAAAAAAGAAGGAGAAAATCTTCCAAAAATTGCTGGTGGAATTCCAAGTACTTTAGCTGATTTATCAAAAATTTCCGTTAAATACGTTAACAAATTAGCGCCATTATATGATAAAATTATTGAAAATTCTAATACAAAACAAGTATATTTTTCACTTGATAATACCCCTTGAAACACTGAAGACCAAAAAACAAAACTAGCCTATTCTCTATATTTGGCTGACGAAACCGGAATTTACCGGGATGCTAAAAACTTTTTTGAATCAATTGGCTATAAAATCGAGCTAAAAGATAAAGTTATAAAAACCGAATAAAAAAATTTAAATGGAAATAAAATAAAAAATTATGGAAAATACCACTTTATTTTTGGATATAATCGCAAAAAAATCACCAGCTACTATTATCTACGAAGACGAAAAAGTGATTGCTTTTCTTGATAAATTCCCAGTGTCACCTGGCCATTTTTTAGTTGTTCCCAAAAATTATTCGCGAAATTTATTTGAAATTAAAGAGGAAGATTTTATTTACACAATCAAAAAAGCCCGTGAATTAGCGCTTGAACAAGTCAAAAAGTTAAGCGCTTCAAGTTTTCGCCTATTAGTAAATAATGAAAAAGAAGCCAACCAAACAATTTTTCACACTCATATTCACATTATTCCGTTTTATAAAAAAGCTTAAAAAAAAACAAAAAACAGCATTTTCATGCTTTTTAAAAAAATTGATAAATTTATAGGGTTTTTATTTGCTATTCTAAATATGCTTTATATATTTCATCAACCAAATTATAATTGCGAGTTTTTAGCGCAATTCCACTTGTCATATGCGAGGTTAGTCCGAATTGATCGTAAAAAAGCGAATATGCTTTGCCATCTGTAGTTAATATTGTTCGATTTATAAATGCAAGCGAACCATCAGCGTTAAAAATGCCGCTTCCTGATGCCCCTGGCCCATTTGTGGCAAAAAAATTAGCGGCAATTAATTTAGGATTTTCCGAATCAGTTCGAAAATTAATGCCTTTAAAAACATTTTTTGAAGTAAAATTTTGTGCCCAAAATAAACCAATTTTTGTTGTATAATCAAAATCTTCTGATTCTCATGATTTATCAGAAATTTTAAGAGGCTCAAATTTTGAAATTTTTCCTCAGTATTTTTTAAATTCATTAAAATCCGCTACAAAATTCTCAAATTTCCCATCTTTTAGTGATTGAATTGAATTCAAAAATTCCTTTTTGCTTTTGTAGTATGCTATTAAATCTTCGACATCTTTAATGAATTTTGCATAATTAAAATAAAAAATTCCAACATCTAAGCCAAAATTTTCAAAATCTTTTTTTTCTTTAAAATAATTAGCGTATAAATTTTTCATATAACTATCTAATTCAGGGATTTTCAAACGAGCGGAATTATTCATAAGTTTTTTATTATCATATAACCATTTGCTTTCTCAAAGTCTGAAAAGAATGCGATTATCAAGCTCTTTGAATTTAAATTCATCATAATATTGCATAAATTTTATAAGTTTTGCGTTAAGTTGGTTAGTATAAACCTTTTTATTCATTAATTTCCAAAAGGGGAAAGTTGAATCACCAATAACGTGTTTGTTAGTTAAAAAAGCTGCTTTTTCAGAATTTGCGTTTAAAAATACAGCTGTCCCTGCTGCAAAACGGATATTTCTTGTAAAAATATCAGCATATCTTGTATCTTCAGGCTGATCAGATTTAAAACCAAACCAAGGTAAATTATAATAATTTGAAACTTTATGAGGGTTAAAATAGGAAAAATAATTTTTTTTTGCTTCGATATTATCAATTAAATTGGCGCTTATTTTTTTTAACAAATATATATTTAAATTTTCATTTTTTTGCCCTAAAAAAGCATTTTCATTTTCTTTTTTCACAACATTTTCCCAATTTTTTAGTTGATATTGGAAATAAGTTGGGGTCTTAA
The sequence above is a segment of the Mesomycoplasma flocculare ATCC 27399 genome. Coding sequences within it:
- a CDS encoding HinT-interacting membrane complex lipoprotein P60 encodes the protein MRVLPKKKKKLRYKPLIFLSLNFSLLSFVACKIDVSTSERAQEDKKLSSTEVKNYIENAFVETILSENVFKFASSNLAKEFENTNSEFFKKAKNAFDFYQKYQNSLDPTFSLKLISELQSKNALSSNDFSILSAQVGYNKLFNDQGFIILYKNFATGIAQVVNRMLLVKLYLTQLDQPNLIKESQIYKDGISSQASFTTKQIFENIDPSSPDFFLIHLMLTKNPVQIWQFESEDQSSISTFSQLKIKDANSFNNLLRSEKINSKSTRKEQEFEKLAKNDTLDTSVLLGYSGILYRQDANLGDLSFQFEDLKIQGEIKSGFLDPQTNLIWSSEQIKNFELINQAKMFPLEFKSDFDYKKTKDQVQVSDFEIKKHTNISGISYKIKNVIPTRDNDANHYSVSVIVEISLNSAKYFYKVDVKWDEKKAYYSPEIKKEGENLPKIAGGIPSTLADLSKISVKYVNKLAPLYDKIIENSNTKQVYFSLDNTPWNTEDQKTKLAYSLYLADETGIYRDAKNFFESIGYKIELKDKVIKTE
- a CDS encoding Mhp366/Mhp367 family surface (lipo)protein, which gives rise to MKKIAKYFLVLSTMSPFLALSCTSRIETSQTKKNTTEIKNEETAKNENKLGLAEGPKVSTVEKNNQKLDLINSENKAEKTENKSANNHFKPESANNSTEEASFDFAKVNKNSLKIDTDALEKVSESDFSKNEAKNVVKTPTYFQYQLKNWENVVKKENENAFLGQKNENLNIYLLKKISANLIDNIEAKKNYFSYFNPHKVSNYYNLPWFGFKSDQPEDTRYADIFTRNIRFAAGTAVFLNANSEKAAFLTNKHVIGDSTFPFWKLMNKKVYTNQLNAKLIKFMQYYDEFKFKELDNRILFRLWESKWLYDNKKLMNNSARLKIPELDSYMKNLYANYFKEKKDFENFGLDVGIFYFNYAKFIKDVEDLIAYYKSKKEFLNSIQSLKDGKFENFVADFNEFKKYWGKISKFEPLKISDKSWESEDFDYTTKIGLFWAQNFTSKNVFKGINFRTDSENPKLIAANFFATNGPGASGSGIFNADGSLAFINRTILTTDGKAYSLFYDQFGLTSHMTSGIALKTRNYNLVDEIYKAYLE
- the hinT gene encoding histidine triad protein HinT → MENTTLFLDIIAKKSPATIIYEDEKVIAFLDKFPVSPGHFLVVPKNYSRNLFEIKEEDFIYTIKKARELALEQVKKLSASSFRLLVNNEKEANQTIFHTHIHIIPFYKKA
- a CDS encoding HinT-interacting membrane complex protein P80, which encodes MKKQNIFQKIANLNSDINQEKPKKNPIKMRKIWISIIAIASFLTVVGLGVGIPLYYSNFGKNFLNKRDPNVEMALIKSRKNSKSLKVNDLLSIFKSSHSIQRENLEEGQKYLIEFLYNQEYQASKVFQAAWESSNSDITAGNSRQFTLESFDEIRESQKKYLQDEKSRYQKTFGFNNWESEFNKYLNSDSRFNNAINFDQAVDALTIDKAKDIAFARFKLGFNQNFTKSDIEDRVLKDDIKDEKGKIVYKKGDKLFKGLIEIGKNGFSPNISASQGQNPKEYKVAAFLSGSYIKEYMNPEKIINEIYFDNKAPLKGNFNFFEISQISINAKPDNKDAKAPWELTKQTLEELLTYKILKTSENSNLAFKVSNNLELIEEFKGGNSTAAEQNNQDKILLSTINYEKNKENAAVFGKLPIVSLNQLLSNNEPGYIFAFLGNIGNEEPTPKLFSKVLFEKLKLLVFKNTPSLLVNPSELNSKTISEIKSLNERLKSFIQGLSDNQLKEAGKAFLATFGASEADSRTKLVYKIRDDLKLVLDSTGIKVLAIKRISNLNDFNEIIKKQLQLSANNQVDTKQNTTINLGQLFEDISNNDFIQSLLIRNYDYQNQILESKKTQSQQEKNEFLASIVQSSENYLNFYILYQVLKINTKLQGYISNATLNDLNADFWYNNENERWELKSVPGKELRQAIIEKLESLFKFNR
- a CDS encoding HAD-IIB family hydrolase produces the protein MVYKIGFFDLDGTLLDTGRGRNAKISKKNQQAVRKLAKNCIIVISTGRKFNSTIAVFGKKILAKFYICQNGAQIFDENFNLIFQTTIKLEIVKKITELAKKLNFGISFNSQVFFTKSIFIKFFRIFFKNFHFVSTTKIFIPKNVRKILIFASCSYKIKKLKYLLEKMFAEHIQISLINKNYGIEITDIHASKGKAAEFIAKFNNISLTHTFHIGDSENDISTKNVVNSLIIMKSASKKVKKNAHFIGYKRKFGVAKAVNNLILSLKSVAIVGSYASGKTTFLKKIEKFGYSVLYTDNFFKNCYLLNGDCFQAIKKIRPDFICKNVVDKEKIRDFMVKNEKNRALIEKAVYGFLENHLTKNHYHFVEIPNLWTKNANFLKFFSKIVWINTSKEQQLLNIKNKKVKKSVWMKNQALNSNKIKFYDVKISSQKWKKRRFFPKFFHKIFKE